Proteins from a genomic interval of Salinivibrio kushneri:
- the srmB gene encoding ATP-dependent RNA helicase SrmB, with product MRSFAELELDPELLSALDDMGYQRPTLIQSEVIPHGMDGRDILASAPTGTGKTAAFLLPMLQHLLDFPRQKPGPGRVLVLTPTRELAIQVADEARALAKNTSLKIFTITGGISYQEHAEQLGKTQDIVVATPGRLMEYIEAERFDCRAVECLILDEADRMLDMGFANAVNRLSDECQRRRQTMLFSATLEGRGVAGFTDNLLDNPELVDVTPPRRERKKITQWYHRCDDLEHKRALLKSIVTEQAERAIVFIKTRERLAELRDYMQSQQLDCAWIQGEMQQAKRNNAINRFSEGKVKVLLATDVAARGIDVPDITHVINYDLPRTADVYLHRIGRTARAGKKGSAISLVEAHDQPMMDRITRYMDEEIKERTIDGLKPKHKKAEHKKKKKKQSVKNSSKVKKPKKRK from the coding sequence GTGCGAAGCTTTGCCGAACTCGAGCTGGATCCAGAACTGCTCAGTGCACTTGACGATATGGGCTATCAGCGCCCTACGCTGATCCAATCTGAGGTTATCCCCCACGGTATGGATGGACGTGACATCCTTGCCTCCGCCCCAACGGGAACCGGCAAAACGGCGGCTTTTTTGCTGCCCATGTTGCAGCACTTACTCGACTTTCCGCGGCAAAAACCCGGGCCAGGTCGCGTACTGGTTCTCACCCCCACGCGTGAGTTAGCCATTCAGGTGGCTGATGAAGCGCGCGCATTAGCGAAAAATACCAGTCTTAAGATCTTCACCATCACCGGCGGGATTTCATACCAAGAGCACGCGGAGCAGCTGGGTAAAACACAGGATATTGTGGTGGCAACGCCTGGCCGTTTGATGGAGTACATTGAAGCTGAGCGATTCGATTGCCGCGCCGTTGAATGCCTGATCTTAGATGAAGCAGACCGGATGCTCGATATGGGGTTTGCGAATGCGGTCAACCGACTCTCTGATGAGTGTCAACGCCGACGTCAGACCATGCTGTTCTCAGCCACATTAGAAGGGCGCGGTGTGGCAGGCTTTACTGATAATCTGCTAGATAACCCTGAATTGGTGGATGTGACACCACCGCGCCGCGAGCGTAAAAAAATCACCCAGTGGTATCACCGCTGTGATGATTTGGAGCATAAACGCGCCTTGCTTAAATCCATTGTTACCGAACAGGCAGAGCGCGCGATTGTATTTATTAAAACACGTGAACGCTTGGCGGAGCTTCGTGACTATATGCAGTCACAACAACTGGATTGCGCCTGGATCCAAGGTGAAATGCAACAAGCGAAACGTAACAATGCCATTAACCGGTTTAGCGAAGGAAAAGTGAAGGTCCTACTGGCCACGGATGTCGCGGCACGCGGCATTGATGTTCCAGATATTACCCATGTGATCAACTATGATCTCCCGCGCACGGCTGATGTCTATCTGCACCGTATTGGTCGCACGGCGCGCGCAGGCAAGAAAGGCTCTGCCATTTCACTGGTCGAAGCCCATGATCAACCGATGATGGATAGGATCACGCGCTACATGGATGAAGAGATTAAAGAGCGAACCATTGATGGCTTGAAGCCTAAACATAAAAAAGCAGAGCACAAGAAGAAAAAAAAGAAGCAAAGCGTTAAAAACTCGAGCAAAGTCAAAAAGCCAAAAAAACGCAAATAG
- a CDS encoding alanine/glycine:cation symporter family protein: protein MQSFVDFLNSIIWSPVLIYTCLGAGLFYSILTRFVQIRHFSEMWRLLFSGKSSTKGISSFQALAVSLSGRVGTGNIAGVAAAIGFGGPGAVFWMWVVAFLGAATAYTESTLAQIYKEEDNGEFRGGPAYYIEKAMGQKWYAILFALATLLACGVMLPGVQSNAIGNAVETAFGSGAMVDTAMFGALEVSKVITGAFISIVLGFIIFGGVKRIAHFTQIVVPFMALAYIIIAFVIILLNISEIPAVVSMIIGDAFTPMAGAGAAIGWGVKRGVYSNEAGQGTGPHAAAAANVDHPAQQGLVQSFSVYIDTLLVCSATAFMIIITGAYNVHGPGEAYIVQNLASSVAANSPEFTQLAIEAAMPGLGKPFIAFALFFFAFTTILAYYYIAETNIAYLRRTIKVPGMMFALKVVLMSAVFYGCVRSANLAWAFGDAGVGLMAWLNIVGIIIIFFISKPALKALKDYEEQQARGVETYTFDPVKLGIKNADYWEQRLARRNGKQDSETTDADGKPINPTA from the coding sequence ATGCAATCGTTTGTCGATTTCTTAAATAGCATCATATGGAGTCCGGTTCTGATTTACACCTGTTTGGGTGCGGGACTGTTTTACTCCATACTGACGCGCTTTGTTCAAATCCGTCACTTCTCCGAAATGTGGCGACTGCTCTTTTCAGGGAAAAGCTCAACCAAAGGGATTTCTTCCTTCCAAGCCTTAGCAGTATCACTCTCTGGCCGTGTCGGTACAGGTAATATTGCTGGCGTCGCCGCTGCTATCGGTTTTGGTGGCCCTGGCGCGGTATTCTGGATGTGGGTCGTTGCTTTTCTAGGCGCGGCAACCGCTTACACTGAATCAACCTTGGCACAAATTTATAAAGAAGAAGACAATGGTGAGTTCCGTGGTGGTCCTGCTTATTACATCGAAAAAGCGATGGGACAGAAATGGTATGCCATCCTCTTCGCGCTCGCGACCCTACTCGCCTGTGGTGTGATGCTACCTGGGGTACAATCCAATGCGATTGGTAATGCGGTCGAAACCGCGTTTGGCTCTGGCGCCATGGTTGATACCGCGATGTTTGGTGCACTTGAAGTGTCGAAAGTGATTACCGGTGCCTTCATCTCTATCGTGCTCGGGTTCATCATTTTCGGCGGTGTTAAACGTATTGCCCACTTTACGCAAATCGTGGTGCCTTTCATGGCGCTGGCGTACATCATTATTGCGTTTGTCATCATTCTGTTGAACATCAGTGAAATTCCCGCCGTGGTTTCTATGATCATCGGCGATGCCTTCACACCGATGGCAGGTGCGGGTGCAGCTATTGGTTGGGGGGTTAAACGTGGTGTTTACTCCAACGAAGCCGGTCAAGGGACAGGTCCACACGCTGCTGCTGCTGCCAACGTTGACCACCCAGCCCAACAAGGTTTGGTGCAATCCTTCTCGGTGTACATCGACACCTTGCTGGTTTGCTCGGCAACCGCGTTTATGATCATCATCACCGGTGCTTACAACGTCCATGGTCCGGGTGAAGCCTATATCGTGCAAAACTTGGCATCTTCGGTCGCGGCAAACAGCCCTGAGTTTACCCAGCTGGCGATTGAAGCAGCGATGCCTGGCCTAGGTAAACCCTTTATCGCCTTTGCACTCTTCTTCTTCGCCTTTACCACCATTTTGGCCTACTACTACATTGCCGAAACCAACATTGCCTACCTGCGTCGCACGATCAAGGTTCCAGGGATGATGTTTGCGCTGAAAGTGGTGCTGATGTCCGCCGTGTTCTACGGCTGTGTGCGGAGTGCTAACCTCGCTTGGGCGTTTGGTGATGCCGGTGTGGGTTTGATGGCGTGGTTAAACATTGTTGGCATCATCATCATCTTCTTTATCTCTAAGCCAGCCCTTAAGGCGCTAAAAGATTATGAAGAGCAACAGGCCAGAGGGGTAGAAACCTACACCTTCGATCCCGTTAAGCTTGGCATCAAAAATGCCGATTACTGGGAACAACGTCTGGCGCGCCGTAATGGCAAGCAAGACAGTGAAACCACCGATGCCGATGGCAAACCTATCAATCCAACGGCATAA
- a CDS encoding LysE/ArgO family amino acid transporter produces the protein MIIPIGAQNAYVINQGISREHHMTTASICFICDIILISSGIFGGGALLASYPILLNTITLAGIGFLSVYAWQFIQSARQHNQEASMEAPTMSRGRRAVIIGALAVTLLNPHVYLDTVVVLGAIGGQFAFDERVAFTVGALMGSCLWFYGLSAGAARLSPWLSTPSIRRLLDLLMASMMLFVAGKLALGLYARLLAS, from the coding sequence ATGATTATTCCCATTGGCGCGCAAAATGCGTATGTGATTAACCAAGGTATCAGCCGTGAACACCATATGACCACAGCGTCGATCTGCTTTATCTGCGATATCATCTTGATCTCAAGTGGGATTTTTGGCGGAGGGGCCTTATTGGCAAGTTACCCTATACTGCTCAATACCATCACGCTCGCAGGGATCGGCTTTTTGAGTGTCTACGCGTGGCAGTTTATCCAGAGCGCACGTCAACACAACCAAGAGGCGTCAATGGAAGCCCCCACCATGAGTCGAGGCCGCCGCGCAGTGATCATTGGCGCCTTGGCGGTGACCTTGCTCAATCCGCATGTGTATCTCGATACCGTGGTGGTGTTGGGTGCAATTGGTGGCCAATTTGCGTTCGATGAACGCGTCGCTTTTACTGTTGGGGCCCTAATGGGATCGTGCCTTTGGTTTTACGGCTTATCGGCAGGGGCCGCACGCTTGTCACCGTGGCTATCCACTCCCTCAATCCGGCGACTGCTCGATCTACTCATGGCGAGTATGATGTTATTCGTGGCCGGTAAGCTCGCACTCGGCCTTTACGCACGTTTACTGGCAAGTTAA
- the mscS gene encoding small-conductance mechanosensitive channel MscS, whose amino-acid sequence MSEENTMVEGAKWAQTWLMDNQDLLTQYGVNIISALLILVIGNLVIKGLANSMAGVMRKRNMDNAVVEFLHGLVRYLLFVIVLIAALSRVGVQTASVIAILGAAGLAVGLALQGSLANFAAGVLIVMFRPFKSGDYVELAGVAGSVESIQVFSTVLTTPDNKMVVVPNGSVISSPITNYSKHATRRVDLTIGVAYSADLKKTKTVLMDILTQHPLILKDPEPNVAVMTLADSSVNFVVRPWVKTEDYWSVYFELLPTIKEALDEHGIEIPFPQMSVHVERSERQA is encoded by the coding sequence ATGAGTGAGGAAAACACAATGGTAGAGGGTGCTAAATGGGCACAGACTTGGTTGATGGATAATCAAGATCTGTTGACGCAGTACGGGGTGAACATTATTTCTGCGCTACTGATCTTGGTGATTGGTAACCTTGTGATCAAAGGTTTGGCCAACTCCATGGCGGGGGTGATGCGTAAGCGCAACATGGATAACGCGGTGGTGGAATTTCTCCACGGCCTCGTGCGTTACTTGTTGTTTGTGATCGTTTTGATTGCCGCGTTGAGCCGTGTGGGTGTACAAACGGCGTCTGTGATTGCCATCTTAGGTGCCGCAGGTTTGGCCGTGGGGCTGGCTTTGCAAGGCTCGTTAGCAAACTTTGCCGCCGGGGTATTAATCGTGATGTTCCGTCCGTTTAAATCGGGCGATTACGTCGAATTGGCCGGAGTCGCGGGCTCTGTTGAGTCCATTCAAGTGTTCTCTACGGTGCTCACTACCCCGGATAACAAAATGGTGGTGGTGCCAAATGGGTCGGTGATCAGCAGCCCAATCACTAACTATTCCAAGCATGCCACACGCCGTGTTGACTTGACGATTGGCGTCGCGTACAGCGCGGATTTAAAGAAAACCAAAACGGTGTTGATGGATATTCTGACCCAACATCCCTTGATTCTGAAAGATCCTGAACCCAATGTGGCGGTGATGACGTTAGCCGACTCATCGGTCAATTTTGTGGTGCGCCCTTGGGTGAAAACAGAAGACTACTGGAGCGTTTACTTTGAGCTGCTGCCAACCATCAAAGAAGCGCTGGACGAACATGGTATTGAAATTCCATTCCCGCAAATGAGTGTTCACGTCGAGCGCAGCGAGCGCCAAGCATAA
- a CDS encoding oxidative stress defense protein, which yields MHKFKAMLCLTSALVTAPAAMANIDFPHLDITGVGEVTAAPDMATIDVGVVTERKTAKAAKAASDKAVTAFINRLSAQGVKREQIESAHIQLSPRYQHVKDKAPELIGYRAERQVTVTLNQLDKLNAVLDGALGEGINRIRQVQLTSSDQSALKDKAREAAVNDAKTKAESLAKSLDMRLDGVWQIRYRSSNPRPVMMNAEMRSGSADVAASYQDATMQVRDQVDIIFRLDD from the coding sequence ATGCACAAATTTAAAGCAATGCTTTGCCTGACTAGCGCCTTGGTGACAGCACCAGCCGCGATGGCCAATATTGATTTTCCGCATTTGGACATTACCGGTGTCGGGGAAGTGACGGCTGCGCCTGATATGGCCACGATTGATGTGGGGGTGGTGACCGAGCGAAAAACGGCAAAAGCGGCAAAAGCCGCATCCGACAAAGCGGTCACGGCGTTTATCAATCGGCTGTCGGCACAAGGGGTAAAGCGCGAACAAATCGAGAGTGCGCATATTCAGCTGTCACCGCGTTATCAACACGTCAAAGACAAAGCGCCTGAGCTGATTGGCTACCGTGCTGAGCGCCAGGTTACCGTGACACTTAACCAGCTCGATAAGTTGAATGCAGTGTTAGATGGGGCGCTGGGCGAGGGGATTAACCGAATCCGGCAAGTGCAGCTAACCAGTAGTGACCAGTCGGCATTGAAAGATAAAGCCCGTGAGGCGGCGGTCAATGATGCCAAAACAAAAGCTGAATCGCTCGCGAAAAGCCTGGATATGCGTCTCGATGGCGTCTGGCAAATTCGCTATCGGTCCAGCAATCCACGCCCTGTGATGATGAATGCCGAGATGCGCAGCGGCAGCGCCGATGTCGCCGCAAGCTATCAAGATGCGACCATGCAGGTGCGTGATCAGGTTGATATTATTTTCCGTCTTGATGACTAA
- a CDS encoding tRNA1(Val) (adenine(37)-N6)-methyltransferase — MSQFRFKQFVIDHGNCGMKVSTDGVLLGAWAQPGTASNSLDIGTGTGLLALMLAQRFAHLSLTAVEFDPSAFHCATLNVRASRFAAQIQLHHGDINDFACREQWQHIVCNPPYFTSGALSSNPQRAVARHASTLSHPALIACLKRLLAPTGCADLILPTKEANAFIENAQAQGLYLQRRVLVSPTPEKAPSRVLFTLSPTTGAVRSDTIAVREQDGTYTQAFADLTRAFYLKLS; from the coding sequence ATGAGCCAATTTCGCTTTAAACAATTTGTTATCGACCACGGCAATTGTGGCATGAAAGTCAGTACAGATGGTGTACTGCTAGGCGCTTGGGCTCAGCCTGGGACGGCGAGCAACAGCTTGGACATCGGGACAGGAACCGGTTTGTTAGCGCTGATGTTAGCACAACGTTTTGCTCATCTATCGCTGACGGCGGTCGAGTTCGATCCGTCCGCCTTTCACTGCGCCACGTTAAATGTGAGAGCGTCACGGTTTGCCGCGCAAATCCAATTGCACCACGGTGATATTAACGACTTTGCGTGTCGCGAACAGTGGCAACATATTGTCTGCAATCCCCCTTATTTCACCAGTGGTGCGCTTTCAAGCAACCCACAACGGGCCGTTGCCAGACATGCCAGTACCTTAAGCCATCCCGCGCTTATTGCCTGTCTAAAGCGGTTACTCGCCCCCACAGGGTGTGCGGATCTGATTTTGCCTACCAAAGAAGCCAATGCATTCATTGAGAATGCACAAGCACAAGGGCTTTACTTACAGCGTCGCGTGTTGGTCAGCCCCACACCGGAAAAAGCCCCCTCTCGCGTATTATTCACGCTAAGCCCGACGACGGGCGCGGTCAGATCTGATACGATCGCGGTGCGCGAGCAAGATGGCACCTACACGCAGGCTTTTGCCGATCTGACGCGAGCATTTTACCTTAAACTCTCGTAA
- the fbaA gene encoding class II fructose-bisphosphate aldolase, which translates to MSKVFDFVKPGVIFGDDVQKVFEVAKENKFALPAVNVVNTDSINAVMEAAAKVKAPVVIQFSNGGAGFFPGKGLKLEGQEAQIKGAVAGAKYVHAMAEVYGVPVIMHTDHAAKKLLPWIDGLLDAGEAFFKEHGKPLFSSHMIDLSEESLEENMEICAEYLARMDKMGMTLEIELGITGGEEDGVDNSDVDTADLYTKPEEVAYAYEKLSAVSHRFTIAASFGNVHGVYKPGNVVLKPEILRESQAYCSEKFGLPTNGLNFVFHGGSGSSEAQIQESIGYGVIKMNIDTDTQWATWDGIRQYYQDNEGYLQTQIGNPKGDDQPNKKFYDPRVWLRKGQESMVARLEQAFKDLNAVDVL; encoded by the coding sequence ATGTCTAAAGTTTTTGATTTTGTAAAACCTGGCGTTATCTTTGGCGATGACGTTCAGAAAGTATTTGAAGTTGCCAAAGAGAACAAGTTTGCATTGCCTGCAGTCAACGTCGTTAACACTGACTCAATCAACGCAGTGATGGAAGCCGCGGCGAAAGTAAAAGCGCCAGTGGTTATCCAGTTCTCTAACGGTGGTGCGGGTTTCTTCCCGGGCAAAGGTCTGAAACTAGAAGGCCAAGAAGCGCAAATTAAAGGCGCTGTTGCCGGTGCGAAATACGTTCACGCGATGGCTGAAGTCTACGGTGTGCCTGTGATCATGCACACTGACCACGCAGCGAAGAAACTACTGCCGTGGATTGATGGCCTACTTGACGCGGGTGAAGCCTTCTTCAAAGAGCACGGCAAACCGCTTTTCTCTTCTCATATGATTGACCTGTCTGAAGAGTCGCTTGAAGAGAACATGGAAATCTGTGCCGAATATCTTGCGCGCATGGACAAAATGGGCATGACGCTAGAAATCGAACTGGGTATTACGGGTGGTGAAGAAGACGGCGTGGATAACAGCGATGTTGATACAGCTGATCTTTACACCAAGCCAGAAGAAGTGGCTTACGCATACGAAAAACTGTCAGCCGTTAGCCACCGTTTCACCATTGCTGCGTCATTCGGTAACGTACACGGTGTTTACAAACCAGGTAACGTGGTACTTAAGCCAGAAATCCTACGTGAATCACAGGCTTACTGCTCAGAGAAATTTGGTCTACCGACCAATGGTCTGAACTTCGTCTTCCATGGCGGCTCGGGTTCTTCTGAAGCACAAATTCAAGAATCCATTGGCTACGGTGTGATCAAAATGAACATCGATACCGATACTCAGTGGGCGACTTGGGATGGTATTCGTCAGTATTACCAAGACAACGAAGGCTACCTACAAACTCAAATCGGTAACCCGAAAGGTGACGATCAACCTAACAAAAAATTCTATGACCCACGCGTTTGGCTACGTAAAGGGCAAGAGTCGATGGTTGCGCGCCTTGAGCAAGCTTTCAAAGACCTCAACGCAGTTGACGTCCTGTAA
- a CDS encoding LysR family transcriptional regulator ArgP: protein MDYRGVEALDAVISWGSFERAAAALFITQSAVSQRIKQLERQIAQPVMVREQPPKPTAIGQRLLGLYRRVQLLEQETLPELAPGVDGSALSVSIATNADSLATWLLLALAPLTTHQAIDFNLLVEDESRTLNKMRSGEAVAAISTDSTPMHGCDCRYLGTMDYSCVATPSFAQRYFADGIDREALMAAPAVIFDAHDDMHADFLAAYYAMPAAGWRRHIVRSSEAFVAMALQSMAYCLIPRVMVSEQLADGRLVDVMPGKVESRHLYWHFWAMESGVLAEITHACQLAAKEALAQY from the coding sequence ATGGATTATCGAGGCGTGGAGGCGTTAGATGCGGTGATTTCCTGGGGAAGTTTTGAACGTGCAGCCGCGGCATTGTTTATCACCCAGTCAGCGGTATCACAACGCATCAAGCAACTGGAGCGACAAATCGCTCAACCTGTGATGGTGCGCGAGCAACCGCCAAAACCCACAGCGATAGGCCAGCGTCTTCTAGGGCTTTATCGACGCGTGCAACTGCTGGAGCAAGAAACCTTGCCCGAGCTGGCGCCCGGTGTTGATGGATCAGCTTTGTCAGTGTCGATTGCCACCAATGCAGACAGTTTAGCCACTTGGCTGCTTTTGGCTCTTGCCCCGCTGACCACCCATCAAGCGATTGATTTTAATCTATTGGTGGAAGATGAGAGCCGTACACTCAATAAAATGCGCAGTGGTGAAGCGGTTGCGGCGATCAGTACCGATTCCACGCCAATGCACGGTTGTGACTGCCGCTATTTAGGCACCATGGACTACAGTTGTGTGGCCACGCCGTCATTTGCCCAGCGATACTTTGCCGATGGGATTGATAGAGAAGCGTTAATGGCAGCGCCAGCGGTGATCTTTGATGCGCATGATGATATGCACGCGGACTTTTTGGCGGCCTACTATGCGATGCCTGCTGCGGGCTGGCGCCGGCATATTGTTCGCTCGTCGGAGGCGTTTGTAGCGATGGCGTTGCAGAGCATGGCTTATTGCCTGATCCCAAGGGTTATGGTCTCAGAGCAGTTAGCCGACGGACGTTTAGTGGACGTGATGCCGGGAAAAGTCGAATCACGCCATTTATACTGGCATTTTTGGGCAATGGAAAGTGGCGTATTGGCCGAGATCACCCATGCCTGTCAGCTCGCGGCGAAGGAAGCACTCGCCCAATATTGA